The genomic stretch TAAGACAAAACCTCTCCTTTTCCAAAATGTTGCATGAAACCTCCATCACTGGAAGGAATTATATTTTATTCTGCTTTCTTACAAGTGATATCTAGCAGTTTATAATCAAttgtaaattatttcttaatattcTATTTTCAGGTGTAATAAAAGCAGAACATATTTTTGCCAGTGACACTGACCAGAGGATGCTTCACACCATACAAAAGGTTAGAAATGTGATAAGcaaataacatatatttgtttgtaGTCATGTGTGAGGCAGGGAGAACTGTTGGTCTGAATGAAGTAGTTTTAGCCATTTTCATAATTGAATCCCCAATTATGAGGTACCTATACAGGTACTGTCTGTCTTTGACATAAAGGTCTGTCTGTCTATCGGCCTGTCTGTAGACAAACTTGTCCACTGGCTGACCTAACCTTTTAAACATAAACTATTCAAACTTGCAGGCATTGCTGTTAATGATATgaacttgtgtgtgtgtgtgtgtgtgcgatATCTATCTTGCTACCTGTTATGTTACCTGCAGATACATTTTAGATGGTGTGAAATGAATTTGAGTTCTATTTTTATTGGCTTATAATTCTTGATGATATCATGTATATCTTGCCCCACTGTTCATTCACTCTTCATAAAATTTACTTGTTTAAATGTTCCAGGACTTAGGAATAAACACAACCATGGACAATATAGAGGTTGTTACAAAAAGTGACTTAATTGTGTTAGCAGTGAAGCCAAATGTAGTCAGTTCTGTATTGAAAGAAGTTTCATCAACAGTGTCCAAATCAAAGATTGTTGTATCCATTGCTGCCGGAATTCCACTTTCTGCTATTGAAAAGGTAAGATTTTTGATGGTCATTTTGGGAGGGAATTATGTTattacaatttgaaaaaagtatttaaattatGGATGCCATCAAATAACAAAAGCTGTATTCAAACATTCACTTTGCCATGCAGTTGAATATTTGCATTGAGccattcattgtttttttcttattttaataagaaatttccaatgttttggtaaTACAATCTTGAACGTGGGTGGGAAATACtagttaaagtgttttttttacattcttACCAATTATTTAATGCCATCATAATGTTTTTTCTTAGCAATGACAGTTTTAACAACAAAATGTGTTGCTTAACAAAGCTAGTTTTGACATCAGAATGTGTTGCTTAGCAATACTAGTTTTAACATTATTGTGTGTTAGTTAGCATTGCTAGTTTTGACACCACTATGTGTTGCTAAGCAATTCTATATTTGTCCCTGACCATTATAATAATTACATTTCATTGTATGTTGCTTGGGTTAAGCAATGTTAGTTCATTGTATTAAAATCATTATATGTTGCTTAGAAATGCCAGTTTTGATTTAATTTGTTGCTAAGCAATGCTTGTTTTGACATTGGCCCTTATATATGAATTTCATTGTGTGTTTATTCCCTGTTCAGTATCTACCAGAAGGGTCCCGTGTGATCCGGGTGATGCCCAACACTCCGGCGCTGGTCCAGGCAGCTGCGTCCGTTCTAGCCCCGGGCTGTGCCGCCTCACAGGGCGATGCAGAGCTGGTGATAGAACTGTTGAAGTGTATTGGTATAGCCGAGCCTGGCTCTGAGAAGCTTCTTGATGCAGTCACTGGTCTCAGTGGCAGTGGACCTGCTTATGTGAGTTATTATCATTGAGATTTGCTCGGGGAAAACAGAGTTAATGCATGCAGGCCTTTTCCTTGCCAGTTTGGGAAAAATGCATTTTTGAGATTGGTATTTTTTTCGCATGAAAAGCCAACTGATTTGGGGGGGGGAAATTAACACTTTATACTTATTCAGATTAGAAGAAcagaattatataaattatagttttatactgAAAATTATTACATGATGccttgcatgtgcataaagtgtcaccccagattagcctgtgcagtctgcttagactaatcagggacaccactttgtgcttttgtggtatttttcatttaaaggaagtctcctcatagtaaaaatccagtttcagGGGAAATTGTCCTccttaataagccttgcatactgcagtaaggctaacaggggaaagtgtcctccttaataagccctgcatactgcagtaaggctaacaggggaaagtgtcctccttaataagccttgcatactgcagtaaggctaacaggggaaagtgtcctccttaataagccttgcatactgcagtaaggctaacaggggaaagtgtccttcttaataagccttgcatactgcagtaaggctaacaggggaaagtgtcctccttaataagccttgcatactgcagtaaggctaacaggggaaagtgtcctccttaataagccttgcatactgcagtaaggcttacaggggaaagtgtccttcttaataagccttgcatactgcagtaaggctaacaggggaaagtgtcctccttaataagccttgtatactgcagtaaggctaagggaaagtgtcctccttaataagccttgcatactgcagtaaggctaacaggggaaagtgtcctccttaataagccttgcatactgcagtaaggctaacaggggaaagtgtccttcttaataagccttgcatactgcagtaaggctaacaggggaaagtgtcctccttaataagccttgcatactgcagtaaggctaacaggggaaagtgtcctccttaataagccttgcatactgcagtaaggctaagggaaagtgtcctccttaataagccttgcatactgcagtaaggctaacagggggaagtgtcctccttaataagccttgcatactgcagtaaggctaacaggggaaagtgtcctccttaataagccttgcatactgcagtaaggctaagggaaagtgtcctccttaataagccttgcatactgcagtaaggctaacagggggaagtgtcctccttaataagccttgcatactgcagtaaggctaacaggggaaagtgtcctTAATAAGCCTTGTatactgcagtaaggctaacaggggaaagtgtcctccttaataagccttgcatactgcagtaaggctaacaggggaaagtgtccttaataagccttgcatactgcagtaaggctaacagggggaagtgtcctccttaataagccttgcatactgcagtaaggctaacaggggaaagtgtcctccttaataagccttgcatactgcagtaaggctaagggaaagtgtcctccttaataagccttgcatactgcagtaaggctaacaggggaaagtgtcctccttaataagccttgcatactgcagtaaggctaacaggggaaagtgtcctccttaataagccttgcatactgctgtaaggcaaatctgggaccacatttaacacacatgcgGCGATGCCTTTGGCCTGGTTTTCACTTAATTTATGTATGTGTGTTtcttagagctgtaacgattcggtttgatgcatcgaaaaaccggttcaacacCGCccattcgatttcgataccaatacggccaatttcgatttgattggctgcaatcccgattgatccgcattttaaaccttactaaATCCAAATCCTTCGTCTtaactttcttgtcatttgtaatatgtcttgtgattggtcagtagccaatatggcatccaatgaatgaatgaataacatgctgagaaTTACATCAGCTGGTACAATTGCTTCTTAAACCACGCTGAAaaacgcaccgtcaaaattaaaatcaaaagtatgggaacagttctggtttcgcgaaggttctgatgtaaagacaacttgcaaaacgtgttttgttgacgtaagttgaAATCAGTCAATTGGTTTGTTTACataactgtgtgcattctgttaagaagtcaactggaagttgtttatatacttacatgtttgtttttgttttgtttttctgttaaacacatgtgatagATTGTGCactttatgttatttaagaataactcaacaagaagttttgttcaataaatttgtttcttaCAAAACaatgtgcatttttaaattttatttaaaaaattaaaaactttaaatgtacaacataatgaatttgtaagtaaataacaaataccaaacatattaattcatgccctggacaaaccaaacatgaaatagtttgcaaaataagctgcAAATAGTTAAATTTGAATCGAATAGAAAATAAttgaatcggaccatttggtatcgaaatcaaatcaaattgaataatgagtgaatcgttacagctctagtgtTTCTTATGAACAATTTTCAAAGTAAGCTTATctaactgtaaaaaaaaacttgaaaggaaggacacattttttttcaaagacaaaGAAAAAACTTAAATGCATAACTAATAAACTGGTACTAGTGTCTGTGCTGGtaagttttcatcatttattACTTTGTGTTGCCTAATTAACTGTAAATTTAACCAAAGTATATGTATTTATCGGCCTATAcacacagaacgtggcgtctcatcaggatccaaactgtttgctattctgatagtattctttgaaaaaaattcgaagaaaatgctaattttagaaattctccagacaaaattttagcagacgacacatttcccagcatgcaaagggttaaaggctcTCAAGATCCTGCACACAGTATTTCCAAATCACAGCGTATTGTACAATGAACATCAATAAACCACAAAGTATTTCTTAATATGTAGATTTCAACTTATACTTATCGTTCTGTATATTTCAGGCGTTTATGGCCATTGAAGCATTATCAGACGGGGGTGTGAAAATGGGACTACCGCGGGACCTTGCAATAAAACTTGCTGCACAAACATTGTTGGTAGGTTTGCAGCTCCTCTGGAAACCACTCAGAAAACTTCTATGAATCTTTATTGAATTGTCCTTGGGCTTTGTGCTACCAACCAATGCTtaaatttcaatttgttttaactGACATGAAAGGGCCACCTTTCCCATCCAACACTTCCTCTCTTTAATCAATCAAATGATTATTTTCTTTTGATATTTAGGATACAAGGAGGAAAATAATTTAGTTCAGTATGGTTAAAATGTCATTGCATTTTGTGAAGATAAGAATTAGGCTAAATTATGCCTGTCACTTCAGAGTTTGATGTTGTGAGATTTAAGAGAGCACTTTTACtttaatgaaattattatttaaaccccaaacatgcaaaataatatattgtttaaaaaagcaCAATCACAAtctttgattttaaaattaaGGACAATGGGTGCCGCCATCTTTTAATTTCAAGAAACCGTAATGGAAAGTTGGAGAAAAAACTAGTGATATAACTCTAACATGAAATTGAGCAGAATGATGTCCCTTTTTGCACTTACAAATTATGTTCAGATAAATGtaccacaggtgttgggcgcatGGCCAATTtactgaaacactatcaatatgttataaaagaacatttttcatcactgacaaaaaaaatgttcatatatattatatcagaaaatCGTTGGCCATGCCTCTAACACCTGTGAAATGTACAAAATCTCTATTTCACAATTTTtactacaggtattcaattgaaacttaaaGCATGACTTAAAACTGACCAAGTTTCCATAACTCAGACTTCCAATTTAGCAGAAGTACAGCAGCCGATCAATCGTAGTGGTCGAAGTGGCTCAGTAGCCAGTCAATTGTCATGGTCAAAGTGGCTTAGTAGCCAGTCAATGGAAGTGGTCAAAGTGGATCAGAAGCCAGCTAATGGAAGTGGTGAAAGTGGCTCAGTAGCCTGTCAATGGAGTGGTCAAAGTGGCTCCGTTGCCAGTCAATGGAAGTGGTCAATGTGGCTCAGTAGCCAGTCAATGAAAGTGGTCAAAGTGGCTCAGTATCCAGTCAATGAAAGTGGTCAAAGTGGCTCAGTAGCCAGTCAATGGCAGTGGTCAAAGTGGCTCAGTAGCCAGTCAATGAAAGTGGTCAAAGTGGCTCAGTAGCCAGTCAGTGAAAGTAGTCAAAGTGGCTCAGTAGCGAGTCAATGGAAGTGGTCAAAGTGGCTCAGTAGCCAGTCAATGGTAGTGGTAAAAGTGGCTGCTGTAGCCAGTCAATAGAAATGGTCAAAGTGTCTCAGTAACCATCAATGAAAGTGGTTAAAGTGGGTCAGTAGCGAGTCAATGGAAGTGGTCAATGTGGCTCAGTAGCCAGTAAATGGAAGTGGTCAAAGTGGCTGCTGTAGCCAGTCAATGGAAGTGGTCAAAGTGTCTCAGTAGCCAGTCAATGAAAGTGGTCAAAGTGTCTCAGTAGCCAGTCAATGGAAATGGTCAAAGTGTCTCAGTAACCATTCAGTGGAAGTGGTAAAAGTGGCTGCTTTAGTAAGGTGATggctttttagatggttggtcagctGATAGTATTTattcaaagaaacaaaaaacaaaaccttcTTTGACAACGCCAACATCACACAAACATCCTTTTTATTCAAACAACCACAAGCTTagcacaatttaaagaagtaaaatgtttgataaaatatatgttttagacCACATAAAATCATTCTCAATAAAAAACGTCTCAACAATCACATCACGCTGAAAACAAAAGAAGTAAAATATGAACCTTAATGTATTAATGGGATTGTACATATGATCCTTAATGTATTGATGGGATTGTACATATGATCCTAAATGTATTGATGGGATTGTACATATGATCCTTAATGTATTGATGGGATTGTACATATGATCCTTAATGTATTGATGGGATTGTACAGTAATATATGATCCTTAATGTATTGATGGGATTGTTCATATGATCCTTAATGTATTGATGGGATTGTACATATGATCCTTAATGTATTGATGGGATTGTCCATATGATCCTTAATGTATTGATGGGATTGTACAGTAATATATGATCCTTAATGTATTGATGGTATTGTACAGTAAATATATGATACTTAATGTATTGATGGGattgtacataaaattgataagtATGCTTAAGCATATAGGTAAAAAATAAtcagatatttttttcaaatccatATGTTACTATGTAACTACCACCGTAGCATTGTAAAGTGCTAATTAGTCGTCATTTAATTAGTGATAATTATTAAAAACGTGTTACATACCCTGATACAATTTATAATATCAATGTCAGTAACTGCAATCAGAATCTTAAGCCCAAAATAGATGCCTAATAGTCGCGTAGTGTGAGAGACAACAAGGTAAATAGATTCAAGTCTTTACTTTTCGCATCTCAAAATGACTGCCTAGTGactgcttaaaacatgtaaaaaaggGCTTTTTGTGTGAAATGTACTGGCTGCTGGTCACTAACGGCAGGTGACAGTTATACTTAGgtgtaataaatattggtttTTGTTGTTGGAATCTGGACTGAGCGCTAAGGCCAGGTGACTGCTGTAGTCAGGTGACCGATATACTCAGGTGACCGCTATACTCAGGTGACCCCTATACTCAGGTGACCTCTATACTCAGGTGACCTCTATACTCATGTGACCGATATACTCAGGTGACTGCTGTACTCTGGTGACCGATATATACTAATGTGACCGATATACTAATGTGACCTCTTTACTCATCTGACCGATATACTAATGTGACTGCTATACTCAGGTGATCGCTATACTCATCTGACCGATATACTAATGTGACTGCTATACTCAGGTGATCGCTTTACTCATCTGACTGATATACTAATGTGACTGCTATACTCAGGTGACCGCTAAACTCATCTGACCGATATACTAATGTGACTGCTATACTCAGGTGACCGCTATACTCAGGTGACCAATATAACTCATGCGACCGATATACTCAGGTGATCGCTATACTCAGGTGACCGCTATAACTCATGTGACCAATATACTCAGGTGATTGCTATACTAAGGTGACTGCTATAACTCATGTGACCGATATACTCAGGTGATCGCTGTACTAAGGTGACTGCTAGATCTGGCTGGACTGTCATAATAACTCAAAACATTCAAGCCAGGCAAAACTATAAAATGTATGATTTAAGACAATACAACTCTtgtatgaaaatgaaataatatgaaaatttgtGATGACGCAAGTCATATACATGAACTTGTGAAATTGTGAGCGAATTTAAAGTGAAGCAAGGTCTTTCGGCTTCCAATACTTTTTTATGCTGTCTGTCATCTCATGTTATAT from Dreissena polymorpha isolate Duluth1 chromosome 10, UMN_Dpol_1.0, whole genome shotgun sequence encodes the following:
- the LOC127848271 gene encoding uncharacterized protein LOC127848271, whose amino-acid sequence is MASEKKTKIPENMSVGFIGAGRMAQAMAKGFISAGVIKAEHIFASDTDQRMLHTIQKDLGINTTMDNIEVVTKSDLIVLAVKPNVVSSVLKEVSSTVSKSKIVVSIAAGIPLSAIEKYLPEGSRVIRVMPNTPALVQAAASVLAPGCAASQGDAELVIELLKCIGIAEPGSEKLLDAVTGLSGSGPAYAFMAIEALSDGGVKMGLPRDLAIKLAAQTLLGAAKMVLETGKHPGELKDQVCSPGGTTIAAMHKLEKAGFRAALIDAVEAATLRAKELGESETK